TTGTGGATAGAACAGTAGATGGGAATCATATCATTTGATGAATCCCAATTATTGGCAAATAAGAAAATATTGCAAAAGGATATTATCCTTGAAAATGTATACAAAAGCACTATATACCTGTAATGGAAGTTGTTTTCTAGAAATATTGAATAATTTGTTACTTGTATCCAACATAGCAATGAAATACAAAACATGTGGACAAGTAACTAAAAGCAAACACGtgcattcttttcttttctttttagcaAAAAAAGGAATATGATTAAGACCATCATCACATTATAACAAGACTTTTCTAATAAGCAAACACCGTCTACAGTTAACCGTAAATATGATGCAAAAAAAATGTGTCAGCACTTTAGGGAATCAAAAATGGTTTTTGGTTAACCATTAGAAAGATACGCAATTCTAAATATAAGTTAAAATCAAACGAAATCATTCTTAAATTCATCAAGACTCCAAAGGGGATTTACACTGGTTTTAATCAAAGATCATGATTGTATTGTGGTCTCATTTATTATTAAAGTCAGAAAGACAATTtataaactaaataaattatCAGTGAACtgcaaaagaaaattttgacaGCTATTACAAACAAATCTGTCATTTCATAGAAAATAACTGAATGAACTAGAATCATGGGCAATACCTCTGATGGAGGAAACATAAAAATGTACCAGGCAAACTCAACTATTACCACATTCTGTTCTCTTGTGAATTTTATCtatgtaatttacttagatccTAAACCCCAAAAGTGAACATTTTTACACAAAtcataaatataaaatgagCAAGCAGGGCCTAAAAGTATCAGGTTCCATACACAGCATGGGTTACTGGTTAGTGCAATGTCATGTTGATCCTACATCAGACATCTCTCCTTATAATAATAATTGGGAAACAGAACAAACTACCAAACTAAATGttggagagagagagacagagagacagagacagagacagagacagagacagagacagagacAAAGACAGAGAGTGAAACAAAACAAACTATCAAACTAAACAAAATTTAAACCTCAAGCAACTTATATTTCAAATACAAAACTAGGAATGCATAAATTATATTGGGAACACAAGAAGCATTCAAAAAATAACAACGGATAAGAAAAGGGTGAGAACTAACcagattttaatttttcatcaaCCGCCCAATCAAGGGCCCTCTGGGCTTCTTCAGTCAATGGAGGATGCTCAGGGCTGAAGAAAAACCTATCAGCTTTCCCGAGCAACTTCACAGTTTCATCACGCACTTTAAAAAGTGTAATCCCATTCGCTCGCAAAAATTTAGCAGCTACATTAGTTCCTACAGCCCGGAAAAAGATCTGTCACTTTGGCATCTaaagataaaattgaaagaCATAGTAACATTGCAAGGGATGCAAATAACTAGAATACACTGAAACATAAGAAATGCCATAAAGGCATAAACACAAGAGAATGTATGTTGTGGGGTGCATATATAAATGAGTGCCTTTAGATGGGACGTACATTGCAACTTGCAACAGTGGGATTTTCCAGCTCAAATGAAGTCACTCAGACAGATAAAGTATCTTTGATCCCTTGAATTTGTTTGGGGAGGGAATTAACTCCATAAGTGTTTTGAATACAAACTAAGTAGATGACTTTCCAACTATAGTTGTCAGATAAGATTCTAATTCTATCAAAGAGAACAGGCAGTGAAAAAAGTGAGAAAGGAGGAAAATAGAAGCACAAGAAATTAGATGGCTAAATGGTAAaataaatcgaaaattaaattatagaaCCTGACATGATTAGCACAATTTAACAATACTCTCCTATTTCAGGACTAACATGACTAAACCAAGCTGTTATCCAAAATTTCAAGGCCCTGCACATTTATCTATCTCAATTTTCATCTAGTGGAGGAATAACGTTGTATCCCAAAACGATACCCTAAACCAAGAATCGATTTTAAATTGCAGCTGCAGTCACAGGTGCAGTTCTCTTATGATATGAAAAATTGTACCAAATGCAGCTGCAACTGCCGCCGTGCAATATTGTGGCAGCGATTATGGTAACAAGCCCTTGAATGCAACAGAAGATAAGCAAATATTATGAGGAATGGTATATGAAAATGCAATCAAAAAAGGGAAATTGGAGAGAAGGAAATGATATTATTACCTTCAATGAGAATTCCCATTATAAGGGCTTCGGTCCCCGTAGTGGGATACTTCAATTTCCTAGCCTCCAACTCTCCCATCGCGAATGACTTTATAGCCTTCCCAGACCATCTCCTCTCATCAAAACACAACCAACCAAACAATGccaatcaaaataaatataaaaataatagtgGGTTATATTTGGAGATACTCACTTGGGAACGTTGTCAACCGAAGAAACTCGCTCTGGATTTCTGCACAACAAATCTGAACAACTCGATAACTTGGAGAATTGGGGAGAAccgaagagaagaaagagagaaagggCTTACGCGGTGGGGAGGCTGAAGGAGATGGCGGTGGAAGCGAGAGGGTGGCGCCGGCGATTGGTGTTGCAACAAGACACGAATTGAGGTGTTAGGGTGCAAGGCTGAACGCAGAATAGCTTGGCGCCGAGAAACGAGCGCTTGAGTGGTCTCGGCGTAATCGCCTGAGCTGAAAGTTCTCTGTAATGGAGTTTATTCTGACGTGGTAGATTGGTTGCCAGAACTTTCGAGAAGGAGTGCGCAGTAGCATTAGCAGCAGCAGCAGCCGCCATTTCTTCTATTTCAGTTGCTGCGAACACTCACCTTGATGATAGATAGAAAGTtgaattcttttttctttttggcaGTTGAAAATAGAAACACTACACAACCCCTCATACGGCGTCGTATATAGAAACATCAACTCAGACAGTCAAACCTCAccctttcttcttatttttttggaGACTTCCTGTGTATGGAAATTGGGCTAAAATATGGCCATAAAGACAGAAGGGTACTGGGGCCCGTGAGTAACCTAAATCGTTCCTGACATACCCAATGTACTCAAAGTGCTACTGCTATCGATATATGACGTTACAGcgtgtccaaaaaaaaaaattataatcttACAAAATCCCTAATCTCTCAATTACCAATAGAAAAAAGACTTAACCTAAACATTATGGTAAACAATGAACAAAAAAGGTCCAACATACAGTGAAAGAAATCAAGACCaaaaccacaaaaaaaaaagtgaaagaTATCCGCACACCTCGTCAATGAAATTCCGGTAATAAATAAACATGTTTTTAATCAATTTGGATGAGTCGAGTAGTCAGTTCATTCGTCTGCTTAAACAAGTGTTAGGGGTTCGAATtccgccttgtgcatgcagcaactcATTGGCTAGCGACAGACCCTTAAACGGAACTTAAATCCGCGACGGATTAATTTTTGACCTATCGGATTGGGAGATGTCATAGgtaaccaaaaaaaataaacaaatgaaTAAACATGTTTCTCGGCTTACATCCCGTTTGTTAATTCCAAAAATAGAAGACTAAATATGTTTCAATTTGGTACCTACGACCAAAAATAAGGAATCGTTTATGGTGAGGAAAGTAATGTGGTCCTATAAAGACCTTGTGAGAATATGCAAAAGTGAGAGAAACTCTGTATAGGAGAATTTGCCGTAAAAACTTTTTATATTTGCAATTCATACTAATCGGATTAGATAAATGAGCGACGAGTTTGCTCTTCTTAGTTGTaaattgtaacaccctaattaccctaaACCTTACTTCACGTCGTAAAGCAAAGGCTAATCAAAGGTTACGACAATTCTAAAGCTagtacacacacacacacaaacacacacaTGGTCCTATAAAGACCCTGTGAGAATATGCAAAAGTGAGAGAAACTCTGTATAGGAGAATTTGCCGCAAAAACTTTTTATATTTGCAATTCATACTAATCGGATTAGATAAATGAGCGACGAGTTTGCTCTTCTTAGTTGTaaattgtaacaccctaattaccctaaACCTTACTTCACGTCGTAAAGCAAAGGCTAATCAAAGGTTACGACAATTCTAAAGCTagtacacacacacacacacacacacacacacacacacacacacacacacacaaagaAATATTAATTCTAGAAGCTCGACGAAGAATTAAGCTCAAAAACAGAGTTTGAAAAGCGCAAAGCGTTCACACGAAGCTACAAACTTAAGGCACACGATATACATACAAATATCAAGACATATACAGATAAATAGGAGTTTAATAATCATAAGGATCTAGCCGCAGCTCGCGGAATTTAAACCGACTAGTTATATATAGACAATACAGAGTTTTTGAAAGCAAAACAGTTTATACAATATTTCTCTCAAAGTAAGCCTCGAAGGCATAGATAAATACAAAGTGAGAGATCTAcacaaaataaaccaaaagACTTCCAAAACATAGCAAGGATCCTCTGCTCTGTCACCATCAGGCAACTCACCAAGGTGGGTTGCgacttgcatctgaaaaacTACAACAGAGTACGGAATGAAAATCAGATGCTctagtatggta
Above is a genomic segment from Arachis stenosperma cultivar V10309 chromosome 1, arast.V10309.gnm1.PFL2, whole genome shotgun sequence containing:
- the LOC130970317 gene encoding ATP-dependent Clp protease ATP-binding subunit CLPT2, chloroplastic-like isoform X1, translating into MAAAAAANATAHSFSKVLATNLPRQNKLHYRELSAQAITPRPLKRSFLGAKLFCVQPCTLTPQFVSCCNTNRRRHPLASTAISFSLPTANPERVSSVDNVPKRWSGKAIKSFAMGELEARKLKYPTTGTEALIMGILIEGTNVAAKFLRANGITLFKVRDETVKLLGKADRFFFSPEHPPLTEEAQRALDWAVDEKLKSGDGGEITTAHILLGVWSEVESPGHKILSILGFNDEIAKELQSLISKPGFKDD
- the LOC130970317 gene encoding ATP-dependent Clp protease ATP-binding subunit CLPT2, chloroplastic-like isoform X2 yields the protein MAAAAAANATAHSFSKVLATNLPRQNKLHYRELSAQAITPRPLKRSFLGAKLFCVQPCTLTPQFVSCCNTNRRRHPLASTAISFSLPTANPERVSSVDNVPKWSGKAIKSFAMGELEARKLKYPTTGTEALIMGILIEGTNVAAKFLRANGITLFKVRDETVKLLGKADRFFFSPEHPPLTEEAQRALDWAVDEKLKSGDGGEITTAHILLGVWSEVESPGHKILSILGFNDEIAKELQSLISKPGFKDD